From Brassica oleracea var. oleracea cultivar TO1000 chromosome C3, BOL, whole genome shotgun sequence, a single genomic window includes:
- the LOC106334745 gene encoding dnAJ-like protein slr0093, whose protein sequence is MEDNDKSPSPKDYYKILEVDYDATEELIRFNYRKLALKWHPDKHKGDSAATEKFIEINDAYNVLMDPDARFEYDLTGIYEIHKYTLREYLARFKGMILTCNGLGISQSSSLWTHQLSETTNKTTTD, encoded by the exons ATGGAAGACAATGATAAGTCTCCTTCCCCTAAG GATTACTATAAGATTCTAGAAGTTGATTACGACGCAACTGAGGAACTGATCAGATTCAATTACCGGAAGCTTGCTTTG AAGTGGCATCCTGATAAGCACAAAGGAGATAGTGCAGCTACAGAAAAATTTATAGAGATAAATGATGCTTATAACG TGCTGATGGACCCTGATGCACGTTTTGAGTATGACTTAACCGGTATCTATGAGATCCACAAGTACACTTTGCGG GAGTACCTTGCCAGATTTAAGGGAATGATACTCACTTGCAACGGACTCGGCATCAGCCAATCCTCATCACTATG GACACATCAATTGTCTGAGACCACCAACAAAACAACAACAGACTAG